The proteins below are encoded in one region of Segatella copri:
- a CDS encoding RsmB/NOP family class I SAM-dependent RNA methyltransferase, producing the protein MKTLPEDFRTYTQALMGEKLYQRLEHAILEEEAPTSIRINPFKCKDADGEPVPWCPETGRYLSTRPGFTFDPLLHAGLYYVQEASSMFVDMAIRQYVKEPVMMLDLCAAPGGKSTAVRAALPEGSLLFSNEPMRTRSQILAENVQKFGHPDMIVTNNYPRDYKKSKLQFDVILTDVPCSGEGMFRKDEGAIGEWSTQNVNNCWQLQREIVSDIWNCLKPGGILIYSTCTFNAHEDEENVDWICEELGAEVMALEGVEDTWNITRNLTGTDFPVYRFIPGVSRGEGLFMAILKKEGEWEAGSPAKENRKDKKKKDKKVAKGKGPEIPDGWLKADTEWMPAESNETVYAIPGRWKDIYNQAEKNLKVLHAGVKLGTDKGKGLIPDQALALSTMLNKDHFPQVELSYDDAIRYLRKETVNLPADTPKGYVLITYRQVPIGWEKNIGNRANNLYPQEWKIKSSHIPEEQFTVNSL; encoded by the coding sequence ATGAAGACATTACCTGAAGATTTCAGAACATATACGCAGGCACTGATGGGCGAAAAGCTGTATCAGCGTCTGGAGCATGCTATCCTTGAAGAGGAGGCACCAACCAGTATCCGCATCAATCCTTTTAAATGCAAGGATGCTGATGGCGAACCGGTTCCCTGGTGTCCGGAAACCGGACGTTATCTCTCTACGCGTCCCGGATTCACCTTCGATCCGCTGCTGCATGCCGGCTTATATTATGTACAGGAAGCCTCATCTATGTTTGTAGATATGGCTATCCGACAGTACGTAAAAGAACCGGTGATGATGCTGGATCTCTGTGCTGCCCCTGGCGGAAAGTCGACAGCCGTAAGGGCTGCCTTGCCGGAAGGGAGTCTGCTCTTCAGCAACGAACCGATGCGCACCCGCTCACAGATTCTTGCCGAAAACGTACAGAAGTTCGGTCATCCGGATATGATTGTTACCAACAACTATCCCCGCGATTACAAGAAATCTAAGTTGCAGTTTGATGTGATTCTTACCGATGTTCCCTGCTCCGGCGAAGGAATGTTCCGCAAAGATGAAGGGGCTATCGGCGAATGGAGTACCCAGAATGTGAACAACTGCTGGCAGCTGCAGCGCGAAATCGTATCGGATATCTGGAACTGTCTGAAGCCAGGCGGTATCCTGATTTACTCTACCTGCACCTTCAATGCGCACGAAGATGAGGAGAACGTGGACTGGATATGCGAAGAACTTGGCGCTGAAGTGATGGCACTGGAGGGTGTAGAAGATACATGGAACATCACCCGCAACCTCACGGGCACCGACTTCCCGGTTTACCGGTTCATTCCTGGCGTTTCGCGAGGCGAAGGTCTGTTTATGGCGATTCTGAAGAAAGAGGGCGAATGGGAAGCCGGCTCACCAGCCAAGGAGAACAGGAAGGATAAGAAGAAGAAAGACAAGAAGGTGGCTAAAGGAAAGGGACCGGAGATTCCTGACGGCTGGCTGAAGGCTGATACGGAATGGATGCCTGCAGAAAGCAACGAGACGGTTTACGCCATCCCGGGCAGATGGAAAGACATCTACAACCAGGCTGAAAAGAACCTGAAGGTGCTGCATGCAGGTGTGAAACTGGGAACAGACAAGGGAAAGGGTCTCATTCCCGACCAGGCTCTCGCTCTCTCTACGATGCTCAACAAAGATCACTTCCCACAGGTGGAGTTATCCTACGATGATGCCATCCGCTACCTTCGCAAGGAGACTGTGAATCTGCCTGCCGATACGCCTAAGGGGTATGTTCTGATAACCTACAGACAGGTTCCGATAGGCTGGGAAAAGAACATTGGCAACCGTGCCAACAACCTCTATCCGCAGGAGTGGAAGATCAAGAGTAGCCATATTCCGGAAGAACAGTTTACAGTTAACAGTTTATAG
- a CDS encoding DUF6249 domain-containing protein has translation MKKAILALALVMSIGATQVSLASSAPKHRYHPTTQQVDSKAAPASAAQPSASKDKDDEALEAYSDTTSTDSANYDDYDENDNKSVHSRYSLDNYDDPFDFIGSVFGGGALAVMIIFCIIFGLLFVFAPLIIVFLVIRYLIRRHNDRMKLAEMAMEKGINVPESDRPIDKQSDEYLVKRGLRNAFLGAGLCAMFAWWDADFLAGIGALVFFYGLGQTLIGSLPAIKDWWRNRHGDQGTGYNGTPV, from the coding sequence ATGAAGAAAGCAATATTGGCATTAGCGCTCGTTATGAGCATCGGAGCCACCCAAGTGTCTTTGGCGTCTTCTGCTCCAAAACATCGTTATCATCCAACTACCCAACAGGTAGATTCAAAGGCTGCTCCTGCATCTGCCGCACAGCCATCTGCTTCGAAGGATAAAGACGACGAGGCGTTGGAGGCTTATTCTGATACAACCAGTACAGATTCGGCCAACTATGATGATTATGATGAGAATGATAATAAGTCTGTTCATTCTAGATACAGTTTAGACAACTATGATGATCCGTTCGATTTCATCGGTTCGGTATTTGGTGGCGGAGCGCTGGCTGTTATGATCATCTTCTGTATCATCTTCGGTCTGCTATTTGTCTTTGCTCCGCTGATCATCGTATTTCTGGTTATCAGATATCTGATTCGCCGCCACAACGACCGGATGAAACTGGCGGAAATGGCGATGGAGAAGGGCATCAATGTTCCGGAAAGCGACCGGCCGATAGACAAGCAGAGCGATGAGTATCTGGTAAAGCGTGGATTGAGAAATGCCTTCCTGGGAGCCGGTTTGTGCGCCATGTTTGCCTGGTGGGATGCTGATTTCCTGGCTGGCATCGGAGCCCTGGTCTTCTTCTATGGATTGGGACAGACCCTCATAGGTTCGCTTCCAGCCATCAAGGATTGGTGGAGAAACCGCCATGGCGATCAGGGCACAGGTTATAATGGAACTCCGGTATAA
- a CDS encoding RNA polymerase sigma factor, whose protein sequence is MEKLSDISLVTKVVMLHDRKSFDLLVRKYQSPIRGFFLRQTLGDAQLSDDLAQDTFVKAYTHLSGFRGTASFSTWLYRIAYNVWYDYTRSYKETQDIDTPAVARQNAQGVNTGLKMDLLNALRILSENERTCITLQLMDGLSIDKIAEVTGMAQGTIKSHLSRGKQKLASYLKKNGYDR, encoded by the coding sequence GTGGAAAAGTTATCCGATATTTCTCTCGTCACGAAGGTGGTGATGCTTCATGACCGCAAGTCGTTCGACTTGCTGGTCAGGAAGTATCAGTCACCCATTCGTGGGTTCTTCCTACGGCAGACGCTGGGGGATGCGCAGCTGAGTGACGACTTGGCGCAGGATACCTTTGTGAAGGCTTATACCCATCTGTCGGGTTTCAGGGGTACAGCCAGCTTTTCCACTTGGCTTTATCGTATCGCCTATAATGTGTGGTATGATTATACCCGCAGTTATAAGGAAACGCAGGATATCGATACGCCGGCGGTTGCCCGACAGAATGCGCAGGGAGTGAATACCGGACTGAAGATGGATTTACTCAATGCCCTGCGGATATTGAGCGAGAACGAACGTACATGCATCACGCTGCAGCTGATGGATGGTCTCTCTATAGATAAGATTGCAGAGGTGACGGGAATGGCGCAAGGCACCATTAAGTCGCATCTCTCTCGTGGAAAACAGAAACTTGCAAGTTATTTAAAAAAGAATGGTTATGACCGATAA
- a CDS encoding DUF5056 domain-containing protein, producing the protein MTDKINDKKLESMKGEPLAPQDEELLQMFFSDCQMSEIPDDGFSDRVMQALPALPETGTAMSLVKRQRLEHLWTAACVAAGIIIAVVCQGWEQIQGWLFSMKIDFLLSGSRALTHVADSIAHSQNLLMVLAGFVVLIMVWGYNELADARQ; encoded by the coding sequence ATGACCGATAAGATAAATGATAAGAAGTTGGAGAGCATGAAAGGGGAACCGTTGGCCCCTCAGGATGAAGAACTCTTACAGATGTTCTTTTCCGATTGCCAGATGTCAGAGATTCCTGATGACGGATTCTCCGACAGGGTGATGCAGGCCTTGCCGGCTTTACCCGAAACTGGTACAGCGATGTCGCTGGTTAAGCGCCAGCGTCTGGAACATTTATGGACGGCAGCCTGTGTGGCAGCAGGCATCATCATAGCAGTAGTCTGTCAGGGATGGGAACAGATTCAGGGGTGGCTTTTCTCTATGAAGATAGATTTCCTCCTCTCCGGTTCGCGTGCCCTTACGCATGTGGCAGATTCCATCGCCCACTCTCAGAATCTCCTGATGGTGCTGGCTGGCTTCGTTGTCCTCATCATGGTTTGGGGATATAATGAACTGGCTGATGCACGTCAGTAG
- a CDS encoding OmpA family protein, producing the protein MKQIRFYQIITAISCLFLISCGIEQNLKKADKHLSLGEYYDAATQYKKVYTKTPTKERAARGKVALKMARCYDKINSTPKALAAYSNAIRYKQADLNDRLAYARLLLKNGSYRQAAKEFEFLLDSMPDNVLVKNGLESAQKAPVWKKEGSRYKVKRMDVFNSRRDDYSPMFLSDDYSQLYFTSTRNEAQGSDLNGVTGTKSADIFFSEKNDKGKWSKPEAIGTGLNTDYEEGACCFTPDGKQMYLTQCATDPTSPRLAQIVTSNRSDAAWSKPTNLEISKDTLSCFAHPAISPDGEWLYFVSDMPGGKGGLDIWRVRITPAGLGGVENLGEPINTPGDEMFPTFRPNGDFYFSSNGHVGMGGLDIYIAKVNSITRKYELTHPGYPLNTEADDFGMTFEGLHNQGFFCSNRKDGRGYDHIYSFENPEIVTTMKGWVYEKDGYELPAAEVRIVGNDGTNRKLSVKGDGSFVLPINPHVDYLVMASCKGYLNHKEELRVDSAKESKEYVLQFPLASITAPVLIDNIFYDFDKATLTEASTTALDQLVTLLKENPHVTIELSAHCDYKGNSEYNKHLSQRRAQSVVDYLIKHGIEKERLTPVGYGKEKPKNVRKKLTVKYPWLKEGDVLNEEFILKQSKEHQEICNQLNRRTEFKVLRTTYKLF; encoded by the coding sequence ATGAAACAAATAAGATTTTATCAAATCATAACAGCAATCAGCTGCCTCTTTCTGATAAGTTGCGGCATTGAACAGAACCTGAAGAAAGCAGACAAGCATCTTTCTTTAGGCGAATACTACGATGCGGCAACCCAATATAAAAAGGTGTACACCAAGACACCTACCAAAGAGCGGGCTGCCCGGGGCAAGGTGGCTCTGAAGATGGCACGCTGCTATGATAAAATCAACAGTACGCCGAAGGCACTGGCAGCCTACAGCAATGCCATCCGATACAAGCAGGCAGACCTCAACGACCGCCTGGCTTACGCACGGCTTCTCCTGAAGAACGGAAGTTACAGACAGGCTGCCAAGGAATTCGAATTCCTGCTCGATTCCATGCCCGACAACGTGCTGGTAAAGAACGGACTCGAATCGGCACAGAAAGCCCCAGTCTGGAAGAAGGAAGGAAGCCGGTACAAGGTAAAGCGGATGGATGTTTTCAACTCCCGAAGAGACGACTATTCGCCGATGTTCCTCAGCGATGACTACAGTCAGCTCTATTTCACCTCAACCCGCAACGAAGCCCAGGGCAGCGACCTGAACGGAGTGACAGGAACGAAATCTGCCGACATTTTCTTCTCTGAAAAGAACGACAAAGGCAAATGGAGCAAGCCGGAAGCCATCGGAACCGGTCTCAACACCGACTACGAAGAGGGCGCATGCTGCTTTACCCCAGACGGCAAGCAGATGTACCTCACCCAGTGTGCCACCGATCCCACTTCGCCCCGCTTAGCCCAGATAGTAACCTCCAACCGCTCAGATGCAGCCTGGAGCAAGCCTACGAATCTGGAAATCAGCAAAGATACACTCAGCTGTTTTGCCCATCCAGCCATCTCCCCTGATGGCGAATGGCTCTATTTCGTATCAGACATGCCGGGCGGAAAAGGCGGACTCGACATCTGGCGAGTGCGCATCACTCCTGCCGGACTGGGCGGCGTAGAGAACCTGGGCGAACCTATCAACACACCAGGCGATGAGATGTTCCCTACCTTCCGCCCTAACGGCGACTTTTACTTCAGCAGCAACGGTCATGTGGGAATGGGCGGACTCGACATCTATATCGCCAAAGTAAATTCCATCACCCGGAAATATGAACTCACCCACCCCGGCTATCCGCTGAATACAGAAGCCGATGACTTCGGAATGACTTTCGAAGGTCTCCACAATCAGGGTTTCTTCTGCTCTAACAGAAAAGACGGAAGAGGCTACGATCATATCTACTCCTTCGAGAATCCGGAGATTGTTACCACAATGAAGGGATGGGTTTACGAGAAAGACGGTTATGAACTGCCTGCCGCAGAGGTCAGAATCGTAGGCAACGACGGAACGAACAGGAAACTATCCGTCAAGGGCGACGGTTCGTTTGTCCTCCCTATCAATCCGCATGTCGACTACCTGGTGATGGCATCCTGCAAAGGCTACCTCAACCACAAGGAAGAACTTCGGGTTGATTCAGCTAAAGAGAGTAAGGAATACGTGCTCCAGTTCCCGCTGGCTTCCATCACAGCCCCTGTACTCATCGACAACATCTTCTACGATTTCGACAAGGCAACCCTTACCGAAGCCAGTACAACAGCCCTCGACCAGCTGGTAACGCTGCTGAAAGAGAACCCGCACGTTACCATCGAACTCAGCGCCCATTGCGACTACAAGGGAAACAGCGAATATAACAAGCATCTGTCTCAGCGCCGCGCCCAATCGGTAGTAGACTATCTGATAAAACACGGCATAGAGAAAGAGCGCCTCACCCCTGTGGGCTACGGCAAGGAGAAGCCGAAGAATGTGCGCAAGAAACTTACCGTGAAGTATCCTTGGCTCAAGGAAGGCGATGTGCTCAACGAAGAATTTATCCTGAAGCAGAGCAAGGAGCATCAGGAAATCTGCAACCAGCTGAACCGCCGAACCGAGTTCAAAGTGCTCCGCACTACCTATAAATTGTTTTAG
- a CDS encoding DNA topoisomerase 3, with the protein MIVCIAEKPSVAKDIARIIGATTARDGYMEGNGYQVTWTFGHLCELKEPDDYTPMWKHWSLSALPMIPQRFGIKLINDEGIKKQFATIEKLMQAADSIINCGDAGQEGELIQRWVMQKAQAKCPVKRLWISSMTDEAIKQGFQELKDQTEYQSLYLAGLSRAIGDWILGMNATRLYTLKYGQNRQVLSIGRVQTPTLALIVNRQKEIDNFVSEPYWVLATIYRDTQFTATSGKFTSKEEGEKAFSTIAGKPFTVTDVSKKKGNEAPPHLYDLTSLQVDCNKKFAYSADITLKLIQSLYEKKYTTYPRVDTQFLTDDIYPKCPQILNGVSQAKIASQQKYLPLIQQLAATGKKLPKSKKVFDNSKVTDHHAIIPTGVPPTGLTDMEANVYDLIAKRFISVFYPDCKFSTTTVLGEVINEDGPKPEKIEFKVSGKEILEPGWRVVYAKDVKNADDDDASDNANGNADSGNGAKKEVVEERTLPSFTKGESGEHQPTLTEKWTTPPKYYTEATLLRAMETAGKFVEDEELRAALKENGIGRPSSRAGIIETLFKRHYIRRQRKNLMATPTGIELIDTIHEELLKSCELTGIWEKKLRDIEHKTYDPADFINGLKEQINKIVIDVLSDNSNRRVTIMTEEDLKKKPAAKKPAARKAPAKKADKAAAQNTDSQNAPAQPAPAADPMVGKPCPLCGKGVIIKGKTAYGCSNWKAGCQYRQPFSQM; encoded by the coding sequence ATGATAGTTTGTATAGCAGAGAAACCGAGTGTGGCTAAGGATATCGCCCGAATCATCGGGGCTACCACGGCACGCGACGGTTATATGGAAGGTAATGGTTACCAAGTAACATGGACCTTCGGCCACCTTTGTGAGCTGAAGGAACCGGATGATTATACTCCGATGTGGAAACATTGGAGCCTTTCGGCGTTGCCGATGATTCCACAGCGATTCGGTATCAAGCTCATCAACGATGAAGGCATCAAGAAGCAGTTTGCTACCATCGAGAAACTGATGCAGGCTGCCGACAGCATCATCAACTGCGGTGACGCCGGACAGGAAGGAGAGCTTATCCAGAGATGGGTGATGCAGAAAGCGCAGGCGAAATGCCCCGTCAAGAGACTGTGGATTTCGTCCATGACCGATGAAGCCATCAAGCAGGGCTTCCAGGAACTGAAAGACCAGACCGAATACCAGTCACTCTATCTTGCCGGACTTTCCCGTGCCATCGGCGACTGGATTCTCGGTATGAACGCCACCCGACTTTATACATTGAAATATGGACAGAATCGACAGGTGCTCAGCATCGGTCGGGTGCAGACCCCTACCCTTGCCCTCATCGTAAACCGCCAGAAGGAAATCGACAACTTCGTTTCCGAACCTTACTGGGTACTCGCCACCATCTATCGCGACACCCAGTTTACGGCAACCAGCGGCAAGTTTACCAGCAAGGAGGAAGGCGAGAAGGCTTTCAGCACCATCGCCGGCAAACCCTTCACCGTTACCGATGTAAGCAAGAAGAAGGGAAACGAGGCGCCACCTCATCTCTACGACCTCACCTCGCTACAGGTGGATTGCAACAAGAAGTTTGCCTACTCTGCCGATATTACGCTGAAGCTCATCCAGAGTCTCTACGAGAAGAAGTACACCACTTATCCTCGTGTAGATACCCAGTTCCTGACCGACGATATCTATCCGAAATGTCCGCAGATTCTGAACGGTGTGAGCCAGGCAAAGATAGCCAGTCAGCAGAAATACCTCCCACTCATCCAGCAACTCGCAGCCACCGGCAAGAAGTTGCCGAAGAGCAAGAAGGTATTCGATAACAGCAAGGTAACCGATCACCACGCCATCATCCCAACCGGAGTTCCGCCAACCGGACTCACCGATATGGAGGCGAATGTCTATGATCTCATCGCCAAGCGATTCATCAGCGTGTTCTATCCGGACTGTAAATTCTCCACCACCACCGTTTTGGGCGAAGTCATCAACGAAGATGGACCGAAACCGGAGAAGATAGAGTTCAAGGTGAGCGGTAAGGAGATTCTCGAACCGGGCTGGCGAGTAGTCTATGCCAAGGATGTAAAGAATGCAGATGACGATGATGCTTCAGATAACGCCAACGGAAACGCAGACTCAGGAAACGGCGCCAAGAAGGAAGTGGTAGAAGAAAGAACCCTCCCATCCTTCACAAAAGGCGAATCGGGAGAACATCAGCCTACCCTGACGGAGAAATGGACCACGCCACCTAAGTATTATACCGAGGCAACCCTGCTGCGTGCGATGGAGACAGCCGGTAAATTCGTAGAAGACGAAGAACTTCGTGCAGCATTGAAGGAGAACGGAATCGGCAGACCTTCCTCCCGTGCCGGCATCATCGAGACCCTCTTCAAGCGCCACTACATCCGTCGCCAGCGCAAGAATCTGATGGCAACCCCGACAGGCATCGAACTCATTGACACCATCCATGAGGAACTGCTGAAGAGTTGCGAACTGACCGGTATCTGGGAGAAGAAACTCCGCGACATCGAGCACAAGACCTACGATCCTGCCGACTTCATCAACGGACTGAAAGAACAGATCAACAAGATTGTCATCGATGTGTTGTCAGACAACAGCAACCGGAGAGTGACCATCATGACAGAGGAAGACCTCAAGAAGAAACCGGCTGCCAAGAAACCGGCTGCCCGAAAGGCTCCAGCCAAGAAAGCCGATAAGGCAGCAGCACAGAATACAGATTCTCAGAATGCTCCTGCTCAGCCGGCTCCAGCTGCCGACCCAATGGTTGGCAAACCATGTCCGCTCTGCGGCAAGGGCGTCATCATCAAGGGCAAGACCGCCTATGGCTGCAGCAACTGGAAGGCAGGCTGCCAATATCGTCAGCCATTCTCGCAGATGTAA